A single region of the Pseudomonas solani genome encodes:
- a CDS encoding SDR family oxidoreductase, whose translation MQALAGKVAVVTGAGSGIGRALAHQLAAEGCHLALADLDRENLSQVASELQRDGLKITTHPLDVAERAAVYAFADEVLAAHGSVQLVINNAGVALSQTIAELRYDDFEWIMNINFWGVVHGTKAFLPHLLKNNEGQIVNVSSIFGIISLPTQGAYNASKFAVRGFTEALRQELAHTGVKAACVHPGGIRTNIAKAARFYQGPDGRQDAARAAAQFDKVARTTPDEAARVILDGIRRQHPRILIGADARLLDRIQRLLPASYPRILAKLLGRR comes from the coding sequence ATGCAGGCGCTAGCAGGGAAAGTCGCAGTGGTGACGGGAGCAGGATCAGGCATCGGCCGCGCACTGGCTCACCAACTGGCCGCCGAAGGCTGCCACCTGGCGCTGGCCGACCTCGACCGGGAAAACCTCAGCCAGGTGGCCAGTGAACTGCAACGCGACGGGCTGAAGATCACCACCCACCCGCTGGATGTCGCCGAACGCGCGGCTGTCTACGCCTTCGCCGACGAGGTGCTGGCCGCCCACGGCAGCGTGCAACTGGTGATCAACAATGCCGGCGTCGCCCTTTCGCAAACGATCGCGGAGCTGCGCTACGACGACTTCGAATGGATCATGAACATCAACTTCTGGGGCGTGGTACACGGCACCAAGGCCTTCCTGCCGCACCTGCTGAAGAACAACGAAGGGCAGATCGTCAACGTCTCCAGCATTTTCGGCATCATCAGCCTGCCCACCCAGGGCGCCTACAACGCCAGCAAGTTCGCCGTCCGCGGCTTCACCGAGGCCCTGCGCCAGGAGCTGGCGCACACGGGAGTGAAAGCCGCCTGCGTGCACCCCGGCGGCATCCGCACCAATATCGCCAAGGCCGCACGCTTCTACCAGGGGCCCGACGGCCGCCAGGACGCCGCCCGTGCAGCAGCGCAGTTCGACAAGGTGGCCCGCACCACACCCGACGAAGCCGCCCGGGTGATACTCGACGGCATTCGTCGGCAGCACCCGCGCATCCTGATCGGCGCCGACGCCCGCCTGCTCGACCGCATCCAGCGGCTGCTGCCGGCCAGCTACCCGCGAATCCTGGCGAAACTGCTCGGTCGTCGCTGA
- a CDS encoding Dps family protein has translation MEINIGIAEQDRAAIAEGLSRLLADTYTLYLKTHNFHWNVTGPMFNTLHLMFEGQYTELALAVDSIAERIRALGFPAPGTYASYARLSSIKEEEGVPASEDMIRQLVQGQEAVVRTARGIFPLLDKVSDEPTADLLTQRMQVHEKTAWMLRSLLAI, from the coding sequence ATGGAAATCAATATCGGAATCGCCGAACAGGATCGCGCAGCTATCGCCGAGGGCCTGTCCCGCTTGCTGGCGGACACCTACACCCTCTACCTCAAGACCCACAACTTCCACTGGAACGTCACCGGGCCGATGTTCAACACCCTGCACCTGATGTTCGAAGGGCAGTACACCGAACTGGCACTGGCCGTGGACTCCATCGCCGAGCGCATTCGCGCCCTGGGCTTCCCGGCACCAGGCACCTACGCCTCTTATGCGCGCCTGTCGTCGATCAAGGAAGAAGAAGGCGTACCCGCTTCCGAAGACATGATCCGCCAACTGGTGCAGGGCCAGGAAGCCGTTGTACGCACCGCCCGCGGCATCTTCCCGCTGCTGGACAAGGTCAGCGACGAGCCGACCGCCGACCTGCTGACCCAGCGCATGCAGGTCCATGAAAAGACCGCCTGGATGCTGCGCAGCCTGCTCGCCATCTGA
- a CDS encoding cold shock domain-containing protein, whose translation MSNRETGTVKWFNTSKGFGFISRDSGDDIFVHFRAIRGEGHRVLIEGQRVEFSVMQRDKGLQAEDVIAALPGRR comes from the coding sequence ATGTCCAACCGCGAGACCGGCACGGTCAAGTGGTTCAACACCTCCAAGGGCTTCGGCTTCATCTCCCGCGACTCGGGCGATGACATCTTCGTGCACTTCCGCGCCATCCGCGGCGAAGGCCACCGCGTCCTGATCGAAGGGCAGCGCGTCGAGTTCTCCGTCATGCAACGCGACAAGGGCCTGCAAGCCGAAGACGTTATCGCCGCACTGCCTGGCCGCCGCTAA
- a CDS encoding SlyX family protein, with amino-acid sequence MSLEERINELETRLAFQDDTIQALNDVLVMQQRVVERLQLQLAALAKRQEELIGQFGGGGDDDVPPPHY; translated from the coding sequence ATGAGCCTTGAGGAGCGCATCAACGAACTGGAAACCCGCCTGGCGTTCCAGGACGACACCATCCAGGCGCTCAACGATGTGCTGGTCATGCAGCAGCGGGTCGTGGAGCGTTTGCAGCTGCAACTGGCTGCCTTGGCCAAGCGCCAGGAGGAACTGATCGGGCAGTTTGGTGGCGGTGGTGATGACGACGTGCCGCCCCCCCACTATTGA
- a CDS encoding HIT family protein — protein MFALDQRLQQDCLQVGDFPLCRLLLMNDVHYPWFILVPRREDVSELFQLDADDQLRLWSETTRLAEVLKDNFGADKMNVATLGNVVSQLHMHVIARRREDAAWPAPVWGRHPAQPYTAEQVDEVMAKLRLVLTDDFRFAEVQP, from the coding sequence ATGTTCGCCCTGGATCAGAGACTGCAGCAGGATTGCCTGCAGGTCGGAGATTTCCCACTGTGCCGTCTGCTACTGATGAATGACGTGCACTACCCCTGGTTCATTCTCGTGCCCCGTCGTGAGGACGTCAGCGAGCTGTTCCAGCTCGATGCTGATGACCAACTGCGCCTGTGGAGCGAAACCACTCGCTTGGCGGAGGTGCTCAAGGACAACTTCGGCGCCGACAAGATGAACGTCGCCACCCTGGGCAACGTGGTCAGCCAACTGCATATGCATGTGATCGCGCGTCGTCGTGAAGATGCTGCCTGGCCCGCTCCGGTGTGGGGGCGGCATCCAGCGCAGCCCTATACGGCGGAGCAAGTCGACGAGGTGATGGCCAAGCTGCGCCTGGTGCTTACCGATGATTTCCGTTTCGCTGAGGTTCAGCCATGA
- a CDS encoding OprD family porin has protein sequence MQVMKWSALALAVTAGTTQLAFASAQDESKGFVEDSKLSVLNKNYAFYRDFRNNGVNNGGSATNQNYRNEWAHGILANYQSGYTQGTVGFGVDAHGALGIKLNSGGGTSGTGLMPIGSDGKAQDDYSYAGGAVKVRVSNTELKYGNLIPTAPVFATGTARLFPGSAEGFQILSSELEGLTLDAGHFTSIRDGSLSTNKDGDITLAYGGAIDAKSADYVGGTYAISDQLSVSLYGAELEDIYRQYYANANYSIPLSDDQALGFDFNIYRTLDEGQSKAGEIENTAFSLAASYSIGAHKLTLAHQRVNGDEPFDYIGMDGGNSGDSIFLANSVQYSDFNAPGEKSWQLRYDLNMATLGVPGLSFMARYITGSDADGTKADPNGAYAGAFGEDGKEWERNLEAKYVVQDGPAKDLSVRIRHSTWRANNDMGGFYSSGSSAVDEVRVITEYPLDIL, from the coding sequence ATGCAAGTGATGAAGTGGAGCGCACTGGCCCTGGCCGTGACCGCCGGTACCACCCAACTGGCATTCGCCAGCGCCCAGGACGAATCCAAGGGCTTCGTTGAAGACAGCAAGCTGTCCGTTCTGAACAAGAACTACGCCTTCTACCGCGACTTCCGCAACAATGGCGTAAACAACGGCGGCAGTGCTACCAATCAGAACTACCGTAACGAGTGGGCCCACGGCATCCTCGCCAACTACCAGTCGGGTTATACCCAAGGTACCGTCGGCTTCGGCGTCGATGCTCACGGCGCGCTGGGCATCAAGCTCAACAGCGGGGGTGGCACCTCCGGTACCGGCCTGATGCCGATCGGCAGCGACGGCAAGGCTCAAGACGATTACTCCTACGCTGGCGGTGCTGTAAAAGTTCGCGTATCCAACACCGAACTGAAATACGGCAACCTGATTCCGACTGCTCCAGTTTTTGCTACTGGCACGGCTCGCCTGTTCCCCGGCTCCGCTGAAGGCTTCCAGATCCTCAGCAGCGAGCTCGAAGGCCTGACCCTCGACGCCGGCCACTTCACCTCGATTCGTGACGGCAGCCTGTCTACCAACAAAGACGGCGACATCACCCTGGCTTATGGTGGCGCAATCGACGCTAAGAGCGCGGATTACGTAGGTGGCACTTACGCAATCTCTGATCAGCTGTCCGTTAGCCTTTACGGTGCAGAGCTGGAAGATATCTATCGCCAGTACTACGCCAACGCCAACTACAGCATCCCCCTGTCTGATGACCAGGCTCTGGGCTTCGACTTCAACATCTACCGCACCCTCGACGAAGGCCAGTCGAAAGCTGGCGAGATCGAGAACACTGCATTCTCCCTCGCAGCCTCTTACTCGATCGGCGCTCACAAGCTGACCCTTGCTCACCAGCGCGTTAATGGCGACGAGCCGTTCGATTACATCGGCATGGATGGCGGCAACTCTGGCGACTCCATCTTCCTGGCCAACTCCGTGCAGTACTCCGACTTCAACGCCCCGGGCGAGAAGTCCTGGCAACTGCGCTATGACCTGAACATGGCCACCCTTGGCGTTCCGGGCCTGAGCTTCATGGCTCGCTACATCACCGGTTCCGATGCAGACGGCACCAAAGCCGATCCGAATGGCGCCTACGCTGGTGCGTTCGGTGAAGACGGCAAAGAGTGGGAACGCAACTTGGAAGCCAAGTACGTAGTCCAGGACGGCCCGGCCAAGGATCTTTCTGTCCGCATCCGTCACTCCACCTGGCGAGCCAACAACGACATGGGCGGCTTCTACTCTAGCGGCAGCAGCGCTGTGGACGAAGTTCGCGTCATCACCGAGTACCCGCTGGACATCCTGTAA
- a CDS encoding PaaI family thioesterase — protein MSAKQVEALIRQGVPMAEDIDLRVERLDEAGALARVPFQPKLVRPGGTLSGPTIMALADAAMYAVVLGRLGRVEMAVTSNLNINFLARPQAVDLLADARILRLSRRQAVCEVSLYSQGGEDELVAHVTGTYALPI, from the coding sequence TTGAGTGCAAAACAGGTGGAGGCGCTGATCCGCCAGGGCGTACCCATGGCCGAGGACATCGACCTGCGCGTCGAGCGCCTCGACGAAGCGGGTGCACTGGCGCGGGTCCCCTTCCAGCCCAAATTGGTGCGGCCGGGCGGCACCCTGTCCGGCCCGACCATCATGGCGCTGGCTGATGCGGCGATGTATGCAGTCGTGCTCGGCCGGTTGGGGCGGGTGGAGATGGCGGTGACCAGTAACCTCAACATCAACTTCCTGGCGCGACCACAGGCTGTGGATCTGCTCGCCGATGCGCGGATACTCAGGTTGAGCAGAAGGCAGGCGGTGTGCGAAGTGTCGTTGTATTCACAAGGCGGGGAAGATGAGCTGGTGGCACATGTAACGGGGACTTATGCATTGCCAATCTGA
- a CDS encoding proline--tRNA ligase, whose product MRTSQYLLSTLKETPTDAVVISHQLLLRAGMIRKLASGLYTWLPMGLRALRKAEAVVREEMNAAGALEVLMPAIQPAELWQESGRWEQYGPELLRLKDRHGREFCVGPTHEEVITDLARNELNSYRQLPINMYQVQTKFRDEIRPRFGLMRGREFIMKDAYSFHASQESLQDTYDVMYGAYCKVFTRLGLNFRPVQADNGSIGGSGSHEFHVLADSGEDDIVFSDSSDYAANIEKAEAVPRETSRGAATEELRLVDTPDTKTIAALVENFGLAIEKTIKTLVVHGAEEGTLVALIVRGDHELNEIKAANQALVASPLVFASEEELRAAIGAGAGSLGPLNLPMPCIIDRSVALMSDFAIGANIDDKHYFGVNWERDLALPEIADLRNVVAGDPSPDGKGTLVIKRGIEVGHIFQLGTKYSEAMNLSVLGENGKPVTLIMGCYGIGVSRVVAAAIEQSYDERGILWPDALAPFQVALVPLKYETPAVKEATDKLYAELTAAGIEVLLDDRDKKTSPGVKFADMELIGIPHRIVVSERGLAEGNLEYKNRRETDSQAVAVDEVLSYITARVRR is encoded by the coding sequence ATGCGTACCAGTCAGTACCTGCTCTCCACCCTGAAGGAAACCCCCACCGACGCGGTGGTGATCAGTCATCAGCTGCTGCTGCGCGCGGGCATGATCCGCAAGCTGGCTTCCGGTCTCTACACCTGGTTGCCGATGGGGCTGCGCGCGCTGCGCAAGGCCGAAGCCGTGGTGCGCGAGGAGATGAACGCCGCAGGCGCCCTCGAAGTGCTGATGCCGGCCATCCAGCCCGCCGAACTCTGGCAGGAATCCGGCCGCTGGGAACAGTACGGCCCCGAGTTGCTGCGCCTGAAGGACCGCCATGGTCGCGAATTCTGCGTCGGCCCGACCCACGAGGAGGTCATCACCGACCTCGCGCGCAACGAGCTGAACAGCTACCGCCAGCTGCCCATCAACATGTATCAGGTGCAGACCAAGTTCCGCGACGAGATCCGTCCGCGCTTCGGCCTGATGCGCGGCCGCGAATTCATCATGAAGGACGCCTACTCCTTCCACGCCTCCCAGGAATCCCTGCAGGACACCTACGACGTCATGTACGGCGCCTACTGCAAGGTGTTCACCCGCCTGGGCCTGAACTTCCGCCCCGTGCAGGCCGACAACGGCTCCATCGGTGGCAGCGGCTCCCATGAATTCCACGTGCTCGCCGACTCGGGCGAGGACGACATCGTCTTCAGCGACAGCTCCGACTACGCGGCCAACATCGAGAAGGCCGAAGCCGTACCGCGCGAAACCTCCCGTGGCGCCGCCACCGAGGAACTGCGCCTGGTGGACACCCCCGACACCAAGACCATCGCCGCCCTGGTCGAGAACTTCGGCCTGGCCATCGAGAAGACCATCAAGACCCTGGTCGTGCACGGCGCCGAAGAAGGCACCCTGGTCGCCCTGATCGTCCGTGGCGACCACGAGCTGAACGAGATCAAGGCTGCCAACCAGGCCCTGGTCGCCAGCCCCCTGGTTTTCGCCAGCGAAGAGGAACTGCGTGCCGCCATCGGTGCCGGCGCCGGCTCCCTGGGCCCGCTGAACCTGCCCATGCCCTGCATCATCGACCGTTCCGTGGCCTTGATGAGCGACTTCGCCATCGGCGCCAACATCGATGACAAGCACTACTTCGGCGTCAACTGGGAACGCGACCTGGCCCTGCCGGAAATCGCCGACCTGCGCAACGTCGTCGCCGGCGACCCGAGCCCCGACGGCAAAGGCACCCTGGTGATCAAGCGCGGCATAGAAGTGGGTCATATCTTCCAGCTCGGCACCAAGTACAGCGAAGCGATGAACCTCAGCGTACTGGGCGAGAACGGCAAACCCGTCACCCTGATCATGGGCTGCTACGGCATCGGCGTATCCCGCGTGGTCGCCGCCGCCATCGAGCAGAGCTACGACGAGCGCGGCATCCTCTGGCCGGACGCCCTGGCGCCCTTCCAGGTCGCCCTGGTACCGCTCAAGTACGAAACGCCCGCCGTCAAGGAAGCCACCGACAAGCTCTACGCCGAGCTCACTGCCGCCGGTATCGAGGTGCTGCTGGACGACCGTGACAAGAAGACCAGCCCCGGCGTGAAGTTCGCCGACATGGAACTGATCGGCATCCCCCACCGCATCGTGGTGAGCGAGCGCGGCCTGGCCGAAGGCAACCTGGAATACAAGAACCGCCGCGAGACCGACAGCCAGGCTGTCGCCGTCGACGAGGTTCTGTCCTATATCACAGCCCGCGTCCGTCGCTGA